In Deinobacterium chartae, the genomic stretch CCCACACCGGCAGCGCGAACCACGAGGCGGCCAGCAGCCCGATAACCAGCAGGGCCGTGACCGCCAGGCGGATGATTCCCACCCGGATTACTCCCAGAGCTCGTACTCCCACTCGAGGGGGAGACCGAGCTTCTCCTGCACGGTGCGCAGCAGCGTGATGACGTCCTCGGCGGTGGCACCTCCGAGGTTGATGACGAAATTGCCGTGTTCATGGGAGATCATGGCGTTGCCAACCCGGGTACCCTTGAGGCCCGCGCGGTCGATCAGACGTCCGGCACTCTCGCCGGGCGGATTCTTGAAGGCACACCCGGCAGTGCGCGCTTTGGGCTGCCCCTTGCGGGCGAGGTCCGCGCCCTGCATGCGCGCCTCGACCTCCTCGGGGGTCGAGGGGGTCAGGCGCAGCCTGACCCGGGTGACCACTGCGCCCTGGGGCAGGCCGCTCGAGCGGTAGCGGTGCGGGAAGGCGTCGGGAGCGTACACCCTGACCTCACCCCGGTAGTAGACCTCGAGGCTGTGCAGCGCGTCGAACATCTCGCCGAAGCGGGTTCCTGCGTTCATCCATACCGCGCCGCCCACCGCCGCCGGAATGCCAACCAGCCCCTCGAGGCCGGAGAGCCCGCGCTTTTGCAGCGTGCGCACCAGCGCCGGGAGCGCTTTGCCTGCACCGATCCAGCCGGTCACGTAGACGTGTTCGTCCGATAGCTGCGGGTCGCGTTCGAGATCGGCCTCGGCATAGCCACCCACCAGCTTGATGACCCGCTCGCCCAGCCCGGCGTCGGCCACGACCAGGTTCGAGCCGCCGCCCAGCACCCGGTAGGGCTGCGCGGTTGCTTCGCGCAGTTCCTCGAGGGTGCCGACCGACCACACTTCGGCTTCGCCGCCCACGCCCAGCGTGGTGAGGCGGCTCATCGGGATGCGGCGCACCGGGGCCACGGCGGTCACGCGCTCTCCTGCAGCAGTGCCGGGCCAACCTTCCAGACGTCTCCCGCGCCCATGGTGATGATCAGGTCCGTGTCGCCCAGCGAGGACAGCAGGCGGGTGATCGCGTCTTGTTGGGTGGGCGCGTAACTGACGGCCTCGAAGCCGAGCTCGTGCATGCGTTCGCGGATACGTTCCGAGTGCACCCCGGCGATGGGGGCCTCGCCCGCACCGTACACGTCGAGCAAAATCACCTCGTCGGCCAACCGCAGCTCTTCGGCGAAGCGCGGCCATACCTGCGCGGTGCGCAGGTAGCGGTGCGGCTGAAACACCACCCGGACCCGGCGGCCCGAGCGGCGCGCAGCACTCAGCGTGGCCGCGACCTCGGTGGGATGGTGGGCGTAGTCGTCGATCACCAGGGCTCCGCCCAGGCTGCCGAT encodes the following:
- a CDS encoding UDP-N-acetylmuramate dehydrogenase codes for the protein MTAVAPVRRIPMSRLTTLGVGGEAEVWSVGTLEELREATAQPYRVLGGGSNLVVADAGLGERVIKLVGGYAEADLERDPQLSDEHVYVTGWIGAGKALPALVRTLQKRGLSGLEGLVGIPAAVGGAVWMNAGTRFGEMFDALHSLEVYYRGEVRVYAPDAFPHRYRSSGLPQGAVVTRVRLRLTPSTPEEVEARMQGADLARKGQPKARTAGCAFKNPPGESAGRLIDRAGLKGTRVGNAMISHEHGNFVINLGGATAEDVITLLRTVQEKLGLPLEWEYELWE